The genomic region cattcagatccattctcgcttgaacttgaagttgtatcatcctcaactgaagttgaaacatcttcatctgaactactgtcatgttcagaactgccattatttcccgaggattcaccattgctggcatctttgacaatttcagcatacaacgccgttTTTGTCTGACTACAGTTCCttggatcaagagatgatggtGCTACAGTAGAACGATGGCGTTGTGAAGCAGCTGgtggtaatggatttccatacaagtctgttgtTCTTTCTGGTTTGGGAACCGATTGTATTGGATTTCCGTATATGTCTGTTGTCATTTTTGGTTCACTTTGATTTTGATTGGTAACCGATGCCCATTGTTCTGCCGTAATTCGAGATCGTGTGGGAGATTCAGCCCATGATGGTGACAAACGCGTGTTTCTATACTTGCCTTCATCCGTAGACGGATtaccccaccaactcggattcatgttaTATATGCAAAGAAAATGGATACCTGATTAAATCACTTGAAAACACACTATTAAATTAGTTTTGACTGAATTCCTTTatgagaaagaaaaaaaaatgtggGGTTTCGTCAAAAACCAATTGTGAGAAAAGGACTTTGTTGACTAAAGTGTAAAGGAGTTGGTGAGAAATCTTCACAAAGTCTTATCCTTTAGTCTGACACACCTTACTTTTTGTCAAACTTACACCTTACTTTCGGCCATACTGTTTTCAAGCAAACATCATCATTGTTAATGTATACAATAGTCAAACAACAATATTATAAGTTTCAATAATTCAAATCAATTCAAATTAAATCCCAGAAATGATGAACAAACTCAAGAATACTTTAAAGATACACAAGAACTCCGGTGAAATATGAGTTTTCCGGTCACTAACGAATTTCCCGAACAACAGATTTTGACGTAGAAACTCGACACAACTTGTACCTTCGATAATCTCCAACACTTTTCAACAAGTTTTGAACAGAAATGACACCAAAAAAACACCGATTTTCGagttttaattagtattttcaaagaaaaaaaaactggGTTTATGATTTTTGTCCAAGAAAAGCTTAAAACCCACTCGAAAAACGCACCGGTAACTCGGTTTTCAACAAGAAATCGAGccttaggctctgataccaattgtaggtccgttTGCGGATCGCCGGACAACTATGAGATCTTGTTTATAATACCGTAACGAGTTACGATACAAACCGAGCGAGAGAGTGAACAAGACGTAAAGATATCAACGATTAACAATTACGTGTATTGATTTCGACAAGGTTTCGGTACAATATTCGACAAATACAAGGCTCACcggaactttctctctctacactcTCTCTCTATCTTATCCCGGGCTGCGTTCTATCTGTCTTTTGTTTGTTTATATAGCCCCAACAACATAGCCCACCACGAAACGGAATAGGGACTCAGCGAAACGGCTGTCGTCGGCGAAACACTTCAAAGTCGACGAAACAGATGTTTGTTTCGTCGACATGCATGTGGGCAAGTGGGCTTTGGCCCAGTTGAAAGATTTCAGTCCATGTTTAATTGTGATTGGCCCAAACTCAATTCTGTGCGTAAATGAATTCCTTACAATTTAGATTGTAAGTATTAGTCAAAGTCTTGACATCAtaatgacatcatcatgatgatgtcatgatgatgtgtcaaCCGGGAAACTTtctcggctctccgtgcttcgagtgtcgaactctgggacgcacgacggaggaatgtcatGACGTCGGgtttgagccgaacctaaccgtgtcaaaaccaagttgaaccgaaccgagttgaaccgaaccgagtcgcgaccacataatatgtatcaacagcGTATAGCCCCAAATCCAGGGGTAAAATGGTTTTTTTACGATACGCCGTGTATAGCCCTGTATGTGGCGTATATATGGGGTAAGTTTGgtaaaaagacaattttacccctGGATTGGAGGCTAGAAACATTTTACCAGCGTGTATAAAGGGTGTTTTTATAGAAACATTTACATAATATTAATCATTTTagtaaagttttataaaaaaagttttctattttaaataaataaaacgtAAGTATTTCATACAACCTTTTTTATACAACATTAATCgtttttatatgataaatatcGTATCGtgtaggtgtagtataggtcacgtctTGACCTCGCATAAGcctataagtctcgtataggcctacggatgtagtatcgtatcgtatagtattgtataagtctcgtataggcctataggtgtagtataatATCATATCTCATCGTATCGAATAATGTCGTATAAGTATCCTATATGTaccctataggtcttgtatatgcctataggcctatacgagatttatactacactatacgatacgataggATACAATATTATATTacacgtataggcctatacgagatttatactacactatatgatacgatactacATTCATATACCTATCCGAGACCTATATTATACCATACAATAGAATACTTAACAATGTTTTTACTACAGTATATACACGATACGATAGTATACAATATTATATTacacgtataggcctatacgagattatactacactatatgataccatactacatccataggcctatacgagacatATATTATACTATACGATAGAATACTTAACAGTGTTTCTTCTTTATctaattttaaaaattatttattaTCTAAGTTTGCTAAAACGATAAATAATGTATAACAATGTTTCTTAAAAAAaccaccctttatatacgctgctgcgtataggcctatacgcggCGTATATAAAGGGACAAATTTCCACATCATATCAGAGATTCTCTTGGAAATTGAAAAAGATGGCTATACGtcgcgtatagacctatacgccgcgtatagacctatacgcgaTGTATATAAAGCTAGGGTTTGATGTGCAAATAGGCATTTTGGTGTGCAAATATGTACACCCTTTTATAACTAAAGAAGGGATGATggataaatctctcacaaattcaaaaacttctaaattggtcaaaaacttacattagaaaaaaaaatagttGTAACAACTTGTAGTACATAAATAACCATAATTACTCCTCAATATACAATATGTTTAGGTTTTATTAATCCTATGTTATGGACTGAAACTATTGCAAGGTATGGGACTTGTCCAACATCGATTGTATGGGCAACCAATGTtgggtttatataccaaattgGCTCTCTCACCCACCAGACTAGTCTTTTGGGATGAGTTCTCTCGTTTGGTATGTAACATCCTACACCCACCCCAAACTCAAAGACGGCACCACCAAACTCAAGGGATCGTTTAAAGGTGGCATGGCTATGATGTAAGCCATAATGTTCAAATGGCCGAACGAATCACCAAACAACTATTAAAAAGTAGGTGAGCTAAGATGCAAGGCACAATTCCTAACCAAGCAGATGACCTCTCAATGCAACTTCAAACAGTTGTTTGAAATTGGTGTATTATAAGATTGTCAGTAGCGTGGTATGTGCATGATAAGCCCCCATATTTATCATACACGAGATTAATTTCCATGTTTGAGCATAAGCACATACGTTTTAGTACTATCAATTCGCATACAAATAATATACGTCCAAGTCTATACCTAATAAATAAGTCACTCGTTGCACAATACCTCACAATTTATGTGAGCCAAGATTCTTTTTTCTGTTTAACTTATTCCACCATTCGTATTCtatttcttagttttaaaaaacAACAGTAACTTATGGATAAAGACATGTAATTTCTATAATATCTTATCTTAAAATATCATTCTGTAATTTTTAAATTTCCATGATCTGAAATTCTTTTGTTATTCTAGGAGTAGGGAAGTGAGCGTGAGCTTACCCCATTATCAACCAGTTATTTATAATATTTGGGCTCTAAGTGAAACCCAGGCATGCAAACTCGCATAGTACCATAATGTATATATGTAATTGGGCATGGCTTCTTGGTATCACAATTTAGCCTGAGTTTTATAGACTcctacacacacatatatatccaTAATTGTATTTATGCATGTATATGGTATTTATACTAGCTTGATGTTGATGTGCTAATTTGTCATGCCTAAATGATCTATTATAGGGATGATGTTATTCAAATTGATACTTGGAAAGGTGCCTATGGGAAAATTGGAATATGCTCCAATTGGACGATTTGTGATGCCAAAACAAGCGAGATATTACTAACAGCCTCGTGGTATCAACCTTTTACTACATAAAAGTAGAAAACATGTTTATGGAGTAACTTTTCTGGGCATTAATGGTGGCATATTTCTTGTGTAATCTCGTAGTATTTGGTTAATGATGAATGAAGAGACAAGAAGGTTATCCAAATTCCCAGATGAAGTTCGAAGTGAATTAgacaaacacttaacaaatgtTACACTGCCCGTGGTCGCTAGAAAATGGTCACCACGCGATGAGATGAGTATTGTAGACCATGTTCGCAATGGTATAATGGTTAGTCAATTTGTTAAATTTTCTTCACCAATAAAATGTTTTCTCTATGTTTTAATTTAAGTCCTTGCATGAACTCATTAATTCGTTTCATACACAAATATGTATTTATAGCCAAGATGGAGCGACTTAGATATGAACCAACATGTTAACAATGTGAAATATATTGGGTGGATCCTTGAGGTAACTTGCTTTTCTTTCATTCTAAGTATATATGCATCAGATGATTTAAGacattatatataatattaaaaccTCAGGTCGGTAGCTACATTGAGTTTCTTTATCTTCACACACACACCAAACGTTTTTTTATTGGTGTAGttaatttttaacttgtttttctcatataacttttaaaatatgatattttataaaattttgagtatgtccttatgaaatgcttatttttatctatgtcTCGTGGGTTATTATTGCAGAGTGTTCCACATTCTATTGTCGAGAACTATGAGCTTGCTAGCCTAACTTTAGAGTACCACCAAGAGTGCAAAATGGAAAGCGTGGTGCAATCCCACACTTATGTAATGGTAAGCAACAATGGCAAAATAGGGGATTATGATCTTGTTGATTGCAAGCATGCGCTTCAACTTGAGACTGGAGGTAGTGAGATCATGAGAGGCTGGAGTATATGGCGGCCAAAACAATATGGAAATAGACTAGGACTCGAATGAGGGTAACTCTTAGTTCTTTAATTGGAAGTAAAAGACCTAAAGGTCATAAAACAACAAATGTTACCATTGGTTTACTCTTATCATCTTCTATCGAAACTCATGATAATATTGACTTTTTAGTTCCCGATTTTAGAGTTGATATATGTTGTATTACAAGGTTTTGAGCTTTGTGTTATTCTACCTCTTTCACCCAATCCATTTTCTAAGACAAATGTTGACAATTAGAATTTATGAATGTGAATACCCCAATTAATATATACTTCAAGATTCACATATAAATTTCATATTTCATACATGTATCTCAAAAAAAAACTTCAAAACCTATCATGGTTAAAACTACATAATGAATTGAAATTTACAAGCTTTCTACATAGTCTAACCAtaaaaagaaacataacaaacccATTTCAACAATATCAAAGATTATATCATTCCAAtcctttttatttattaatatgaACTCCCATTAAACTCAAAAAGTTAGGGTTTAGGTTCATGAATTGCTTACCACTTGAACTTATTCAGCTGGAGACAGAGGCGGACTCACAGCATAGGTTGAGTGGGCGGCCATCCCCCTTAAAAACAATAATTAGTGTAATAGGAATGCGAAAATCTCAAGAGCCCCCTTGAGAATTTGCAATCGCACCCCCCttgaattgaaaaaaaaaacgagaaTGAAAACAACTTGAAaagtgtttttgaatttttccaATGGAATTAATTTTCACCACTTTGTTAATGCTCACCGAAGCTTTGGATGGAAGAAGATGAATGTATAACCAAAAGTCAAAGCAATTAGATGATTATCCATTCAAGTCAAATTAGCTTTAAAGTCCGGCTCTTTAAAAAGGTTATGGACAGGTGCAAAGAGAATTATATTGGGTTTGTAGTTGAAGTAA from Helianthus annuus cultivar XRQ/B chromosome 10, HanXRQr2.0-SUNRISE, whole genome shotgun sequence harbors:
- the LOC110886373 gene encoding palmitoyl-acyl carrier protein thioesterase, chloroplastic, with amino-acid sequence MTRNNLRGTPGPKDAHGIIKKNDGSSRSLLAKDLTKVNATEVRANRASFLKPIMMLGQNKNYLDMIPDLGFGSMLSDGFVFRQNFQIRSYEVGSDQAVTIETLMNLLQETSINHLKAIGVWGGGSGLTREMCKIKNLIWVMSKLQVAVDRYPIWDDVIQIDTWKGAYGKIGICSNWTICDAKTSEILLTASCIWLMMNEETRRLSKFPDEVRSELDKHLTNVTLPVVARKWSPRDEMSIVDHVRNGIMPRWSDLDMNQHVNNVKYIGWILESVPHSIVENYELASLTLEYHQECKMESVVQSHTYVMVSNNGKIGDYDLVDCKHALQLETGGSEIMRGWSIWRPKQYGNRLGLE